In Plasmodium reichenowi strain SY57 chromosome Unknown, whole genome shotgun sequence, the genomic stretch CTTCTTCAGcttcttcttcttcatctGATTTTTCTTCTGTACTTTCATCACTTGCACTTTTCTCAAAAAATTCTTTGTCTTTATTAACCTTACCTCCAAAACTTTCAATGAACTTTTTAAAGAACCCCA encodes the following:
- a CDS encoding Hsc70-interacting protein, putative — encoded protein: MIDEKKVEDLKQFVTLCQENPSILLKPELGFFKKFIESFGGKVNKDKEFFEKSASDESTEEKSDEEEEAEE